A window of uncultured Methanoregula sp. genomic DNA:
ACCAATGATATGGTCTTGGAAAAGGGTGAGCAATTTGATATCACCGCTATGCCCACAAATGCACTTGTCAAAAATGACCAGTTCCAGCTTGAAGTTAAACCGGCTATTGGTGCAGCGCTCTCAATATCCCGTACCGCCCCGGCTTCGATCCTGACGGTCAATACCCTCTACTAATCTTTTCTTTTTCAACTGAGTGTATTATTCCCTTAATGAATTTCCCTACCATTGAACGCATTATGTTCAGAGCGGAAAAGTGAGGAATTGGTTGCCGAAAGCATAATTTCTTAAATAACATAAGGACATTCTGAAAAAGTGTTTTTCAAGATGTTTTGAAGAACATACTACACTGAGGTTTTTCACTTTTTTGGAAGAAAGTATTTGTCTTAGTAAAACAAGTCACAGTGCAGGGGTTCGGATCATGTGAGCCCCGCAGGTGAATCATGAAATCGATACACAGTGATAATGCGTTCACCGGTCTCGAGGCAGCGATTGTGCTCATTGCATTCGTTGTCGTTGCGGCGGTGTTCTCGTATGTGGTGCTCGGCGCCGGGTTCTTCACTACCCAGAAGAGCCAGGAAGTCGTCCACACCGGTGTACAGCAGGCAAGCTCAACTCTCGAAATTGTCGGCAATGTCTATGGTACGGGCACTCAGGGAGGTACAATCAACCGGATCAACTTCTCCGCTGCTTTAGCTCCCGGAGGGACCCCGGTTGATTTCGAGAAGGTCGTCATCACCTACAGCAATGCATCCCAGCTCGAGTCTCTCGCCCGCACAGCTAGCAAAGGATCAGCAGTTTCCGCGGGTCAATGGGGCGTAGTTACCGTCCAGAATCAGGTAACCGATGATATGGTCCTGGAAAAAGGGGAACAGTTCGATATCACGGCTATGCCCACAAACGCGATTGTCAAGAACGACCAGTTCCAGCTCGAGATCAAACCGGCGATTGGTGCAGCGCTCTCAATATCCCGCACTGCCCCGGCCTCAATCCAGATCGTAAACACACTCTATTAATTTTTTTC
This region includes:
- a CDS encoding flagellin, whose amino-acid sequence is MKSIHSDNAFTGLEAAIVLIAFVVVAAVFSYVVLGAGFFTTQKSQEVVHTGVQQASSTLEIVGNVYGTGTQGGTINRINFSAALAPGGTPVDFEKVVITYSNASQLESLARTASKGSAVSAGQWGVVTVQNQVTDDMVLEKGEQFDITAMPTNAIVKNDQFQLEIKPAIGAALSISRTAPASIQIVNTLY